GGCCCTCGCGGGCGGTGGACAGCACGACCAGATCCGTGGTGACCCCGGTCAGCAGCAGGGTGTTGACGTCGAGGTTGCGCAGCAGCAGGTCCAGGTGGGTGCCGAGGAAGGGGTTGACCCGTCGCTTGGCGATGACCGGCTCGCCCTCGGCGGGCGCGAGCGAGCTGTGCACCTCGGTGGCCCAGGTGCCGAGTTCGAGCCGCTTGTCCTCGCGGACGCCCTCGAAAAGGTCCGAGCTGTCCGAAAGGTCCGCGTAGCCCGGGGAGAAGCCGACCACCACGTAGATGACCGGAATTCCCGCCGCGCGGGCCCGGGAAATCGCCGTCGCGGCGTTTTCGAGGACGTTGCGCTCGGTGGCCTGCTGGAAGTACCCGTCGCCGGCGTATTTTCCGTCCGGGTGAATGAGTTCGTTGATCAGGTCGAGAATGAGAAGTGCCGGCCGTCGACCCATGGGTGCTCCAAAAGATGGATGGAAACGGTTGCCGCCACGGCTCGGAGCTGCTCGCCCCTTCCTACGGCTCCATCCATCATGCACACCAACTCTCGCTGTTTCAACAGACTCTGTCAGGTTGTGAATACTTCCGAAAACACATGAGGAGAATTGATCCGGATCATGCGGGGAACGCCGTTGAACGGCTTCAGCACCCCGATTAAGGTCGTCAACGCCACACGTGTTGCATGCCGCACACGGTGTTGAGCGGCGGGTGACACGGCCCCGCACCTTCTCCGAACCGAACCTTCCCGCACCATTTCGCATTTCCCGGAAGTTCACCCACCGACAGCGGAGGCTGATGTGACGGACGTGGAAGACACCGAGGAGCGCCACCGGGACACGCCCCACCGGATAGCCGTCGTCGGCAGCGGCCCGCGCGGGCTCAGTGTGGCCGAGCGGCTCGGGGCCCGGCTCGCGGCCCGCCCCGGCGGCCGCCCGGTCGAGATCCATCTGATCGACTCGTTCGCCGTCGGCACCGGCCGGGTCTGGCGCACCGAGCAGCCCGACTGGTTCCTGATGAACACGGTCGCCGGCCAGATCTCGGCCTACTCCGGCCTCCCCGACGACGGCCCCGCCCGGCCCGGCGCGGGCCCCTCCCTGGCGGAGTGGTGGCGCACGGTCGACCCCGAGGCGGTCGACGCCGACGGCTACGCGCCGCGCGCCGTCTACGGCGGCTACATGCGCTTCATCCTCGACTCGGTGATCGCGGCGCTGCCCGCCGACTGCAAGCTCCACGAGGTCACCGCGACCGTACGGGATCTGGAGCCCGCCCCGGACGGCTACCGGCTCCGCTTCACCGACGGCGACGAACTGACCGTCGACCGGGTCGTGCTGACCACCGGGCACTCCCAGCCGGAGCTGACGGCGGGGCAGCGCGAACTCGCGACGTTCGCCGCGGGGCGCCCCGGCCTGCGCTACTTCCCCGGGGACTCGGCCGCGGACATGCCGTTGGACGACATCCCCGCCGGATCCTCGGTGGGCGTGCTCGGCCTCGGCCTCTCCTTCTACGACGTGATGGCCGCCCTCACCATCGGCCGGGGCGGTGCGTTCACCGAGCTGCCCGACGGCCGGCTGGCCTACCGCGCGAGCGGACGGGAGCCGAAGCTGATCGCGGGCTCGCGCAGCGGGATGCCGCTGCCGGCCCGCGGCCGCAACCAGAAGGCCACGACGCACTCCTACCGTCCGGTGCTGTTCACCGCCGAGCGGATCGCGCTCGCCCTCACCGGCCAGAAGATCGACTTCCGCTCCCAGGTGCTGCCGTGGCTGGTGGCCGAGGTGGACCTGGTCTACTACGCGACCGCGCTGCGCCGCCGGCACGGGGTCGCGGCTGCGGCCGACTTCACCGCCGAGGTCGCCCAGGCCGCCGAAGCCGGTCACCCCCCGATCCGGGCGATCGCCGCCCGGTACGGGGTCGCCGACCTGCCGCCGATCGACCTCGACCGTCTCGCCCGCCCGTTCGCCGGTCAGGACTTCCCCGACCCCGAGACCTTCCGATCTGCCCTCCAGGACGCCATCCGAGCGGACCTCGCCCACGCGGCCGAGGGCAATGTGGACTCCCCCCTGAAGGCCGCCCTCGACGTGCTGCGCGACACCCGCACGATCATCCGGACCTTCGTCGACTGGGCCGCGCTGGCCCCCGCCTCGCACCGGGACGACTTCCTGGGCTGGTACGTCCCGCGCAGCGCCTTCCTCGCCGCCGGCCCGCCGATGGCCCGGCTCGCCCAGGTCTCCGCGCTGATCGACTGCGGCCTGCTGCGGATCATCGGTCCCGAGATCCGCTTCTCGGCCGATCCGGCGCAGGGCCGCTTCCAGGTCGCCTCGCCGCGCGTCGGCGGCGCGGTCGAACCGGTGGAGACCGTGATCGACGCCCGCATCCCGGCGCCCGACCTGGACGCGGACATCTCGCCGCTCACCCGCCGGCTGCGCGAGCGCGGCATCTGGACCTGCTACGTCAACGCCGACGGGGTCGAGCAGTTCCGTACCGGCGGCGTCGCCGTCACCAAGTCGCCGTACCACCCGATCGGCGCCGACGGGCTGCCGGACACCGGGCTGTACGTCCTGGGCATCCCGACCGAGCACACCCGGTGGTTCATGCAGGCCGGCAGCAGCCGGCCGGGGATGTGGAGCGACTTCGTCTACGACGCGGACGACATCGCCGAGCACTCCCTCGCCCCCGCGCTCGCCGATCCCCGCAGTCCGGCGGCCGAGCTGGCCATGAGCTGAGGCCGCGGCGCGGGTGCCGGCGCCCTCGGTGCCGGCTACGGGTGACGCCCGGCGCCCGCGCCCTCGGAGCGGTCGGGCTGTCCGGGTGGCGCGGGCTCTGCGGGTGGCGCGACCCGGGCGCTCGGCCCGGCCCGCGCCACCCGCTCCTGCGGAGCGACCGGGCGTACCCACTCGCCGCGCCGGGCGAGGTCCAGGGCGAGCGAGATGAACGCCTCCACCGGCGGGGAGTTCCGGGCGCCCATCCGGACCCCGATCGCCAGATGCCGCATCGCCACCGGGGTCAGCGGCAGCACGCACAGCTCCGGCGTGTTCGGCGGCAGCGCCAGCGCCGGCACCACGGTGACCCCGTGGCCCTCGGCGACCATCGCCAGCAGCACGTTGAGGTCGCGGACCCGGTGGGAGACCGCCGGCTCCAACCCGGCGGTGCGGAACAGCTGGCTGACCACGCTCTCCACCCCGCCCATCGGCATGATGATCGGCTCCTCCGCCAACTGCCGGAGGCTGACGGCGGGTTCGTCCATCAGCCGGTGCGTGCGCGGGAGGACGGCGCAGAACTCGTCCTGGAGCAGGGGGACGGTCGTGAGCTCCTTCTTCGGCAGCGCGACGATACCGACGTCGA
The sequence above is drawn from the Kitasatospora sp. NBC_00315 genome and encodes:
- a CDS encoding cysteine hydrolase family protein, encoding MGRRPALLILDLINELIHPDGKYAGDGYFQQATERNVLENAATAISRARAAGIPVIYVVVGFSPGYADLSDSSDLFEGVREDKRLELGTWATEVHSSLAPAEGEPVIAKRRVNPFLGTHLDLLLRNLDVNTLLLTGVTTDLVVLSTAREGHDRDYRVEVLEDVTATADDELQQAALKLIARTAKVTTVDEALPA
- a CDS encoding FAD/NAD(P)-binding protein — translated: MTDVEDTEERHRDTPHRIAVVGSGPRGLSVAERLGARLAARPGGRPVEIHLIDSFAVGTGRVWRTEQPDWFLMNTVAGQISAYSGLPDDGPARPGAGPSLAEWWRTVDPEAVDADGYAPRAVYGGYMRFILDSVIAALPADCKLHEVTATVRDLEPAPDGYRLRFTDGDELTVDRVVLTTGHSQPELTAGQRELATFAAGRPGLRYFPGDSAADMPLDDIPAGSSVGVLGLGLSFYDVMAALTIGRGGAFTELPDGRLAYRASGREPKLIAGSRSGMPLPARGRNQKATTHSYRPVLFTAERIALALTGQKIDFRSQVLPWLVAEVDLVYYATALRRRHGVAAAADFTAEVAQAAEAGHPPIRAIAARYGVADLPPIDLDRLARPFAGQDFPDPETFRSALQDAIRADLAHAAEGNVDSPLKAALDVLRDTRTIIRTFVDWAALAPASHRDDFLGWYVPRSAFLAAGPPMARLAQVSALIDCGLLRIIGPEIRFSADPAQGRFQVASPRVGGAVEPVETVIDARIPAPDLDADISPLTRRLRERGIWTCYVNADGVEQFRTGGVAVTKSPYHPIGADGLPDTGLYVLGIPTEHTRWFMQAGSSRPGMWSDFVYDADDIAEHSLAPALADPRSPAAELAMS
- a CDS encoding LysR family transcriptional regulator, coding for MKLSQFAALVTIADTGSFTAAARVLNVSQSAVSHAIAGLETELGVALMRRDRGGVEFTDAGLRILGHARVVVLHVEQMRQEADSLRQGQGGTLRIGTSESFAARLLPRLMTEFHSAYPQFTIALQEGADSQIAHWLRSHTIDVGIVALPKKELTTVPLLQDEFCAVLPRTHRLMDEPAVSLRQLAEEPIIMPMGGVESVVSQLFRTAGLEPAVSHRVRDLNVLLAMVAEGHGVTVVPALALPPNTPELCVLPLTPVAMRHLAIGVRMGARNSPPVEAFISLALDLARRGEWVRPVAPQERVARAGPSARVAPPAEPAPPGQPDRSEGAGAGRHP